A single Rattus norvegicus strain BN/NHsdMcwi chromosome 5, GRCr8, whole genome shotgun sequence DNA region contains:
- the Fam131c gene encoding protein FAM131C: MGSCVSRDLFTSAHKNCPRPQGTDLLNRDLPSSQPSAIAPDHVAGKDKQMDFCWDPWQRCFQTTNGYISDSRACPSNYSVAALATSSLVGVVQSIKDHITKPTAMARGRVAHLIEWKGWSAHQSGWELSPAEDEHYCCLPDELREARFAAGVAEQFAITEATLSAWSSLDDELQPEDSIQGAFQLQDLESIYLQDSLLSGPSQDDSLLACSPGLTLDDGRPSPEEPPSPTQQHRQRLPGARGPESGAHMLGSLASVDSGSLSEEEDEVFYN, from the exons ATGGGATCCTGCGTGTCGCGAG ATCTGTTCACAAGTGCCCACAAGAACTGCCCCAGGCCCCAGGGCACAGACCTCCTGAATCGGGACCTGCCCTCCAGCCAGCCATCCGCCATTGCTCCGGACCATGTTGCTGGCAAG GACAAGCAGATGGATTTCTGTTGGGATCCTTGGCAG AGGTGCTTCCAGACCACCAATGGCTACATATCTGACTCCAGAGCTTGCCCCAGCAACTACAGCGTGGCTGCCCTGGCCACCTCATCCCTTGTGG GGGTGGTGCAGAGCATCAAGGACCACATCACAAAGCCCACGGCCATGGCCCGCGGACGAGTGGCCCACCTCATCGAGTGGAAAGGCTGGAGCGCCCATCAGTCAGGCTGGGAGCTGTCCCCGGCAGAGGACGAACATTACTGCTGCCTCCCGGACGAGCTGCGGGAGGCACGCTTTGCTGCGG GTGTCGCTGAGCAGTTTGCCATCACGGAGGCCACTCTGAGTGCCTGGTCCTCTCTGGATGATGAACTGCAGCCCGAGGACAGTATCCAGGGTGCCTTCCAGCTCCAAG ACCTCGAGAGTATCTACCTTCAGGACAGCCTCCTGAGTGGCCCCTCACAGGATGACAGTCTCCTAGCCTGCTCCCCTGGCCTCACCCTGGATGATGGCAGGCCCTCACCAGAGGAGCCCCCGAGCCCCACCCAGCAGCACCGGCAGCGGCTGCCAGGGGCCCGTGGGCCTGAAAGCGGGGCCCACATGCTTGGCTCGCTGGCGTCGGTGGACAGTGGCTCGCTttcagaagaggaggatgaagtgTTTTACAACTGA